The following coding sequences lie in one Sulfuricurvum sp. genomic window:
- the tatC gene encoding twin-arginine translocase subunit TatC, which yields MFDDLRPHLVELRKRLAISVASVIIMFFIAFNYYEPILHWISQPLNDALSLVAKTSPNAAKGMATTNQIGGTFFVAMKVSFFAALLGSLPIILSQIWLFVAPGLYANEKKMMIPIVVGGTVMFLIGGAFAYYVVTPFGFQYLIGFGSASFVPMINIEDYVGFFTKIMFGFGLAFELPIFCYFLALLGLIDDRMMIGFFRYAIVLIFIIAALLTPPDVLTQLLMAVPLIFLYGLSIIIVRFVNPAPKEEAYIEEDEEETID from the coding sequence ATGTTTGATGATTTACGTCCTCATTTAGTTGAGCTGCGCAAGCGGCTTGCGATCAGCGTCGCCTCCGTTATAATCATGTTTTTTATTGCCTTTAACTATTATGAACCGATCTTACACTGGATCAGCCAACCCTTAAATGATGCACTCTCTCTTGTAGCAAAAACCTCCCCAAATGCTGCAAAAGGGATGGCCACAACCAATCAAATCGGTGGTACTTTTTTCGTCGCGATGAAAGTCTCTTTTTTTGCCGCGCTGTTGGGTTCATTACCGATCATTCTTTCACAAATTTGGCTTTTTGTCGCTCCGGGGCTGTATGCCAATGAAAAGAAAATGATGATCCCTATCGTCGTCGGCGGTACTGTTATGTTCTTAATCGGTGGAGCATTTGCCTACTATGTTGTCACTCCGTTTGGATTCCAGTACCTGATCGGGTTCGGAAGCGCTTCCTTTGTTCCTATGATCAACATCGAAGATTATGTCGGTTTTTTCACAAAAATTATGTTTGGTTTTGGATTAGCTTTTGAACTTCCGATCTTTTGCTACTTTTTAGCCCTATTAGGGCTTATCGATGATCGGATGATGATCGGTTTTTTCCGTTATGCCATCGTCCTTATTTTCATCATAGCAGCCCTTTTAACACCACCGGATGTGTTAACTCAGCTCTTAATGGCTGTTCCACTCATTTTCCTTTATGGACTTTCTATCATCATTGTCCGATTTGTCAACCCGGCCCCGAAAGAGGAAGCCTACATCGAAGAAGACGAAGAAGAGACGATTGACTAA
- the queA gene encoding tRNA preQ1(34) S-adenosylmethionine ribosyltransferase-isomerase QueA translates to MTNPLLTESYDYYLPDGLIATHPIHPREHARLLVYKRADRSITHARFDALLHFLPESCSILFNDTKVIKARLYGHKSSGGAIELLINRPLDAYTINVYIKGRVKEGTLLNFESNLTARVVALSDDGSRTVNFYLGESLIRFEELLPILDTIGHIPLPPYLGREDDSEDEREYQSVFAAHEGAVAAPTASLHFSDELFESVCASHPHAFVTLHVGSGTFKPVEATVITDHPMHSEYFEIRDSAQALIQGSAPLLCVGTTSTRTVEYHVRTQQIQGEANLFLHPGNPPIRVNHLLTNFHLPKSTLLMLVASFVGLEETHRIYQEAIDEKYRFFSYGDAMLIL, encoded by the coding sequence TTGACTAACCCCCTTCTGACTGAAAGCTATGACTACTATCTACCCGATGGTCTCATAGCAACCCATCCGATCCATCCCAGAGAACATGCCCGTTTGCTTGTCTATAAGCGTGCGGATCGCTCCATAACCCATGCCCGTTTCGATGCATTGCTCCATTTTCTCCCGGAAAGCTGTTCTATCCTCTTTAATGATACTAAAGTGATTAAAGCCCGGCTTTACGGGCACAAAAGCAGTGGTGGAGCCATCGAGCTTCTTATCAACCGTCCTCTGGATGCGTACACGATCAATGTTTACATCAAAGGGCGTGTAAAAGAAGGTACGCTGCTGAATTTTGAAAGTAATCTCACAGCACGCGTCGTTGCGTTAAGTGATGACGGATCACGTACGGTGAACTTTTATCTGGGCGAGAGCCTTATCCGATTTGAAGAACTTTTGCCGATCCTTGATACAATCGGTCATATTCCCCTCCCTCCTTATCTGGGTCGGGAAGATGACAGTGAGGATGAGCGTGAATACCAAAGCGTATTTGCCGCGCATGAAGGGGCCGTTGCCGCCCCTACCGCATCACTGCACTTTAGTGACGAGCTATTTGAGTCCGTTTGTGCTTCCCACCCTCATGCATTCGTAACCCTCCATGTCGGTTCGGGAACGTTTAAACCGGTCGAGGCAACTGTTATTACCGATCATCCTATGCACTCGGAGTATTTTGAAATTAGAGACTCCGCACAAGCTCTGATACAAGGTTCCGCTCCGCTGCTGTGTGTCGGTACAACCTCTACCCGAACAGTCGAGTATCATGTCCGAACCCAGCAAATCCAAGGGGAAGCAAACCTCTTTTTACACCCCGGTAATCCCCCTATACGAGTCAATCATCTGCTGACGAATTTCCATTTGCCGAAATCGACTTTGCTGATGCTCGTAGCCTCTTTCGTAGGGCTTGAAGAGACACACCGAATCTATCAAGAAGCCATTGATGAAAAATACCGCTTTTTTTCATATGGTGATGCGATGCTTATACTCTAA